The Orenia marismortui DSM 5156 DNA segment TCTACATTACCTCCTGCTAAGTAATGTGCCTCAAGCTGATCTGTTTTCAACTGCAAACCTGCCTTATGAGATTTAATCATTGGTCCAATAATTGCAGTAGGAATAACCCTTCTTAATCTCATACCAATTAAATTAAGCAAATTGATCTTTACTCCAGCAGCAATAGCTGAAATCCAAAGTCCAACTGGAATGAAGTAAAAGAACAAAGATAAAAATAAAAAACCAAAAACAATAACTAAAATTGCAAAAGGTCCACTCAAAATTATCATCCTCCTATAAAATTATTCTATCTATAAAATTTAATAGAGTTAGATCATTAATCTCACTCCACTAATCTCACTACGACTCTACTTCCTTCAACTTTAACAACCTTTACTTGCTCTCCTTTAGCAATAAATCTACCTTCACTAACAACATCTAACCTATCATTATCTAGCTTTATAATACCTGCTGGTCTTAATGGAGTTAATGTGATCCCCACTTTATCCAATACTTCATCTCTCTTAGAAGGAGCTATATAGCCAGCCTCTTTAGTTTGACTCTCAGATAATGAAATTTTACTCCATAATTTGCTAGTACCAAAGATCTTGAGCATTACTATAGTTGCAGCAATAGATAAAATTAATACTGTTGCTAAAATACTTAAAGCAATATCAGGACTAGGAAATAGGAAATATAAGCTACTAAAGATACTAATGATCCCTCCAATTCCTGTTATTCCAAAACCAGGAACTACAAAAACTTCTAAAACTATAAGTATTAAACCTACAATGAATAAAATTATTAATCCCCAACTAGCTACTCCATTAATAATATAACCACTAAAAAATAAAGCTAAACTCACTAGCCCTATTGTACCACCAACTCCCCAGCCAGGTGCTAAAGCTTCAAATACTAATGCTATAAAAGCAACAGTTAATAAAATAACACTAATATTAGGATTTGTAACAAATCTAGCTAGTTTTTCAGCAGTAGTAGCTTTAATTTCTACTACTTTAGCATCTGTTAAATTTAAACTTCTTAATAAAGAATCAAAATCATCTACTACTAAATCAGTCATTTGATTTTCTAGAGCCTCTTGAGCAGTTAAAGTCAATAACTTTCCTGCTTCTATCAGTTCAGGAATTTCTATATCTGAATCAACCATAGCAGCTGCTAAATCTGGATTCTTATCTCTTCTTTCTGCTGTAGCTTTAAACTCCTTTCGTAAAGCCGAAATATATTTTTCTTCCTTAGGTCTTGTTTCAGCCGCTCCCATACTACTACCTGGAGCCATTATCAACTTTTCTCCAGCTAAAGCAATCAAGGCTCCGGCAGACCAAGCACGATTAGACACATATGTAATAGTTTGAATCTTAGAATTAAATATAGCATCTCTAATTTTAATTCCTGAATCAACTAGACCTCCATAGGTATCTATTTTGAAGATAATAGCATCTGCCTCTGAATTTTCTGCTTCTTCTATACCTTTTCTTACTAAGTTTAACATACCTGGGTTTACAGTTCCTTGAATTGGTATCTGATAAACTAAATCAGATGGTCTAGCTTCTAATGAAATATTGACAGCAGCAATTGTTATTAACATTAACAACAGAGATAATATTATTCTCTTCAATACTTCACCTCCTATCTCTAATTATTCTAAGCTATAGCATATAATCTCTTATTTCTTATTATTACATATTTAATCGAAAAAAATAAAAATCCTCTAATTTATTCTAGTTTTATAGTTCTATTTTTATAAAATCATATAATAAATTGGATAGAATAAATAGCATCTATAAATCATTTTCAGTTACTTCTTCCTCTTTAGATATTAAATCCTTAATCAAATTTCTAAGATAAGAGGTTCCTTTCTTTTTACTATATATATAACCTATAGTAGATGTAAATAATGCTCCTAAAGCATCCACTATTAGATCTCCCATAGTATCATCTAAACCAGATTTTTGCATATTAGACCCTAATAAAGAGTCCATAGCAAATTCAAATATCTCCCACAAAACACCTGCAGTTACTGCAAAAGCAAAAGAAAAAATCGCAATAAATAAGCCACTTAATGCTAAATTAACCTTAGAATCTCTATTCAAAATATAAATTAAAATAAAACCTATAAAACCAAGAATTATACCTGATAAAGTATGAAGCATTATATCCCACCACCAAAATTTAAGATAGTACTCATTTAATTCTCCTAAATATAAAGATGCAAAGATAAAAACAAGTATAATCATTTGAAAGCTTGGTGGAATATAAATATATGCCTTCTCTTCTAATAATAACGGAAGATAAGTTAAAAGTAACATTAAAACTGAAGCAAAAAGGTTAAACCAGTTTTGAGTGAGAACATTACCAACTATAGCGCCTAATAAAAACAACCTAAAAAGATTGGCGAATAACTTATATAATTTATGCTCTTGATTTTCCATCTAGTTTCTCCTCCTTTCAACTGGATTACTTTAATCAAGATCAAGATAGATCTCTAAAAATTTATAACTATAGTGCAAAACTCAATATATCTTTAATTAAAAAATAAATATTTCTTCTATAATAATATCATATTTATTTATTTCATTATAATTTACAATAATCATAAAATAAAGGGTCGAAGATATAATCTCCGGCCCTTTATTTCTTAACTTATTAGAATTAATTATGCTGTAGCTTCATTATTCTTATCTAAAAATTTTACATTCTTAGCTAAGATTCCAGTCTTATAACACATATCCCCAGTTTCTTTATCCTCCCAACTATCAACTTGGATTCTACCTTCAATTGCTACTAATCTACCTTTCTTTAGAAATTTAGCGCAATGTTCTGCTAACTTCCTCCAAGCTTCTACATAGATAAAATCTGCCTTTTGGCCTTTAGCTTTATATTCGCGATCAACTGCAACTACCAAATTAGCTTTTTTTACCCCGCTAGAAAACGTTTTAACTTCAGGATTTCGTGCTAATCTTCCCACTAAACTTACTTGATTTAACATTTAAACCTCCACCTCTCATAAAATATTTTTCTTATAATAACCATCTATCCCATGATTATACATAAAGATAAGAAATATTTATAAGAGTGAGCTTATATATCTAAAGATCATCAAAGATAATCTTTTTTAAAATATAATTACTATATTCTAAACCCTCTTCTAAATTACTAA contains these protein-coding regions:
- a CDS encoding NfeD family protein; its protein translation is MKRIILSLLLMLITIAAVNISLEARPSDLVYQIPIQGTVNPGMLNLVRKGIEEAENSEADAIIFKIDTYGGLVDSGIKIRDAIFNSKIQTITYVSNRAWSAGALIALAGEKLIMAPGSSMGAAETRPKEEKYISALRKEFKATAERRDKNPDLAAAMVDSDIEIPELIEAGKLLTLTAQEALENQMTDLVVDDFDSLLRSLNLTDAKVVEIKATTAEKLARFVTNPNISVILLTVAFIALVFEALAPGWGVGGTIGLVSLALFFSGYIINGVASWGLIILFIVGLILIVLEVFVVPGFGITGIGGIISIFSSLYFLFPSPDIALSILATVLILSIAATIVMLKIFGTSKLWSKISLSESQTKEAGYIAPSKRDEVLDKVGITLTPLRPAGIIKLDNDRLDVVSEGRFIAKGEQVKVVKVEGSRVVVRLVE
- a CDS encoding single-stranded DNA-binding protein, yielding MLNQVSLVGRLARNPEVKTFSSGVKKANLVVAVDREYKAKGQKADFIYVEAWRKLAEHCAKFLKKGRLVAIEGRIQVDSWEDKETGDMCYKTGILAKNVKFLDKNNEATA